A section of the Deinococcus gobiensis I-0 genome encodes:
- a CDS encoding arsenate reductase ArsC: MTQHTPSSKPRVLFICTGNTARSQMAQAFLEHHAGDRFDVLSAGLEPGLIHPLTVRVLEEVGLPTTHLSPKGTTSFLNQHFTHVITVCDRAEQRCPIFPFAFQRASWPFEDPAAAEGSEEERLRVFRRVRDDIDAQVRRWVD, translated from the coding sequence ATGACCCAGCACACCCCCTCAAGCAAGCCGCGCGTCCTGTTCATCTGCACAGGAAACACGGCACGTTCCCAAATGGCCCAGGCCTTCCTCGAACACCACGCCGGGGACCGCTTTGACGTCCTCTCTGCCGGTCTGGAACCCGGTCTCATTCATCCCTTGACTGTACGCGTCCTCGAAGAGGTGGGGCTCCCCACCACTCACCTGAGTCCGAAAGGCACCACGTCCTTTCTCAATCAGCACTTCACGCATGTCATTACCGTCTGCGACCGTGCGGAACAGCGCTGTCCCATCTTCCCCTTCGCCTTCCAGCGGGCCTCCTGGCCCTTTGAAGACCCTGCAGCGGCGGAGGGCAGTGAGGAAGAGCGGCTGCGCGTGTTCCGCCGAGTCCGGGACGACATCGACGCACAGGTGCGACGGTGGGTGGACTGA